Proteins from a single region of Streptomyces sp. Tu 3180:
- a CDS encoding ThiF family adenylyltransferase, whose translation MHPMVKPALRRGWRDLHTVQFGMTPAHALTLGPVDTATGSFLDLLDGTRGLELLREEGRRMDLPDGHVDRLVRRLSRAGLLDDSRGGGPDADALRGKREVLDRLRPDLASLTLTTSGPGDALGRLAARGSMRVQVRGAGRVGAVLAALLSGAGVGEVDVRDVGRVEPWDVAPGGLPAEAVGDRRDEAARRGARRAAPDRPPRRTARSRLEEDAPGFGLVVLAPRDDVAVHAPDPSSAEPLLSAGTPHLYAGVVEGTGVVGPLVLPGETSCAGCLQEDRTDRDPTWPRLVAQWRSGRQRRVGACDLTLATTVASLAAAHALVFLDGGVPSSADARWEVSVPGLHWHARPVRAHPACPCGAAEDSKGEHTSGNGPSHETMGVHGPSEESCRKADAKRPAGTWRAHV comes from the coding sequence ATGCATCCGATGGTCAAGCCGGCGCTCAGGCGCGGATGGCGCGATCTCCATACCGTGCAGTTCGGGATGACGCCGGCCCACGCCCTGACGCTGGGACCGGTGGACACGGCGACGGGCAGCTTCCTCGACCTGCTCGACGGCACCCGGGGCCTGGAGCTCCTGCGCGAGGAGGGACGGCGCATGGATCTGCCCGACGGCCACGTCGACCGGCTCGTACGGCGGCTGTCGCGGGCCGGGCTCCTGGACGACTCCCGGGGCGGCGGACCGGACGCCGACGCCCTGCGCGGGAAACGGGAGGTCCTCGACCGGCTGCGCCCGGACCTGGCCTCGCTGACCCTGACCACCTCCGGACCGGGCGACGCGCTCGGGCGGCTGGCGGCACGCGGCAGCATGCGGGTGCAGGTGAGGGGCGCGGGCCGGGTCGGCGCGGTGCTGGCGGCGCTGCTGTCGGGGGCCGGAGTGGGGGAGGTCGACGTGCGCGACGTCGGGCGGGTCGAGCCGTGGGACGTCGCGCCGGGCGGACTGCCCGCCGAGGCCGTCGGCGACCGCAGGGACGAGGCGGCCCGCCGCGGCGCACGCCGGGCCGCACCGGACCGGCCGCCCCGCCGCACCGCCCGGTCGCGGCTCGAGGAGGACGCCCCCGGCTTCGGTCTGGTGGTCCTCGCCCCGCGGGACGACGTCGCCGTGCACGCGCCCGACCCGTCGTCCGCCGAACCCCTGCTGTCCGCGGGCACACCCCACCTCTACGCGGGTGTCGTGGAGGGAACCGGTGTGGTCGGCCCGCTCGTCCTGCCCGGCGAGACGAGCTGTGCGGGCTGCCTCCAGGAGGACCGCACCGACCGGGACCCGACCTGGCCGCGCCTGGTCGCCCAGTGGCGTTCCGGACGGCAGCGCCGGGTGGGAGCATGTGACCTGACGCTCGCCACGACGGTGGCCTCCCTGGCGGCCGCCCACGCGCTCGTCTTCCTGGACGGCGGGGTCCCGTCCAGCGCGGACGCCCGCTGGGAGGTCTCCGTCCCCGGTCTGCACTGGCACGCCCGGCCGGTCCGGGCGCACCCGGCGTGCCCGTGCGGAGCGGCGGAGGACAGTAAGGGAGAACACACCTCCGGAAACGGGCCGTCGCACGAGACAATGGGCGTGCACGGGCCGTCGGAGGAGTCGTGCCGTAAGGCGGACGCGAAGCGGCCGGCAGGGACTTGGAGGGCGCATGTCTGA
- a CDS encoding M48 family metallopeptidase: MPADPLHRAGKPQRSTTSQPANGSRASAIEVRRSARRRRTVSAYREGDRTVVLIPARMSEAEEQRWVTVMLDKLAAQESRRALGDTELAERARYLSAQYLEGRARPSSVRWVTNQNTRWGSCTPSDGSIRLSHRLRGMPEYVVDYVLCHELAHLLVPGHGPRFWRLLEAYPRTERARGYLEGVVAAERLPHAPAVRDE; the protein is encoded by the coding sequence GTGCCCGCCGACCCACTGCACCGCGCCGGAAAGCCACAGCGCAGCACGACGAGCCAGCCGGCGAACGGCTCACGGGCGAGCGCGATCGAGGTCCGCAGGAGCGCCCGCCGCCGCAGAACGGTCTCCGCGTACCGCGAGGGCGATCGCACCGTCGTGCTCATCCCCGCCCGGATGTCCGAGGCGGAGGAGCAGCGCTGGGTGACCGTCATGCTCGACAAGCTGGCCGCCCAGGAGAGCCGGCGGGCGCTCGGCGACACCGAGCTGGCCGAGCGCGCCCGGTACCTGTCCGCCCAGTACCTCGAGGGGCGGGCCCGTCCCTCGTCGGTGCGCTGGGTGACCAACCAGAACACGCGCTGGGGCTCGTGCACCCCCTCCGACGGCAGCATCCGCCTGTCGCACCGGCTGCGGGGGATGCCCGAGTACGTCGTCGACTACGTCCTGTGCCACGAACTGGCGCACCTGCTGGTGCCCGGGCACGGGCCCCGCTTCTGGCGGCTGCTGGAGGCGTACCCGAGGACCGAGCGGGCCAGGGGCTACCTCGAGGGAGTGGTCGCGGCCGAGCGGCTGCCCCACGCGCCGGCCGTCCGCGACGAGTGA